CGGCCACCGGGAAGGCGGCCGCGTCCAGGCGTTCCGGCTCGACCTTGGCCAGTTCGAAGCCGTGGGACATCACACGGCCTCCGCCAGCTTCAGCAGTTCGGCACAGCTCTCGCCCTTGTCGGCGTAATCCTTCCAGGCGCTGGCAGCGGCGATCGCCTTCCATTTCTCCAGCGCGGCACTGTCGATGTCGTGAATGCCCGCCCCCGCCTTGCCGAAGATCTCGGCCACGGCCGCATCGTCCTTCTTGGCCTGTTCCTGGCCGAAAGTCTCGGCCTCCTCGCCGGCCTTCATGATCGCGTCACGCTGGTTCTGGGGCAGGGCGTCGAAGATCGCCTTGGACATGATCAAGGGTTCCAGCATGAACCAGAAGGCGCGGTCGCGGCCCGTGGTCAGGTTCTTGGCCAGTTCCTCCAGCCGGAACGAGATCAGGCTGGTCGACGAGGTCATGGCCGCGTCCACCGCCCCGGTCTGCATGGCGATGTAGAGTTCGTTGGACGGCATGGTGACGACGGCGGCGCCGGCCTCCTTCAGCATCAGGTCCATCTCGCGCGAGCCGCCGCGGATCTTCAGGCCGGCGGCGTCGGCGG
This sequence is a window from Oleomonas cavernae. Protein-coding genes within it:
- the dctP gene encoding TRAP transporter substrate-binding protein DctP, yielding KGALDLSLYPISYAGGEVKELNIGLMPALVSSYDQAVRWKKAAIGQAFTKILEEKGVVIVAWVWQAGGIASRTGAVVNPADAAGLKIRGGSREMDLMLKEAGAAVVTMPSNELYIAMQTGAVDAAMTSSTSLISFRLEELAKNLTTGRDRAFWFMLEPLIMSKAIFDALPQNQRDAIMKAGEEAETFGQEQAKKDDAAVAEIFGKAGAGIHDIDSAALEKWKAIAAASAWKDYADKGESCAELLKLAEAV